One Echinicola strongylocentroti DNA window includes the following coding sequences:
- a CDS encoding glycosyltransferase, translated as MKNIRKEQFQQFAIIISCYNEDIAFSYHHYLTFARMNPNVLLCFVNDGSTDNTAAMLKNIQLQSSENIIVLHLKQRKGKANAVREGMLYVHDRYPIQRFGYLDFDLKTTPEEWLQMACSQQNQSNFGVILGKRVLRSGQSALRRVKLSLMGKITRQLIQFILEPKLRDTYCGTKIFHRAIVPLVFDKLFRSSMLFDLEIILRLKQAIGSDTLQNRVLEFSGKHWSGIDDCRLKLQETIVVSVRLVQLFYTYRMAPSLSLKPTSTIKTI; from the coding sequence ATGAAAAATATACGAAAGGAACAATTCCAACAATTCGCCATAATCATTTCTTGTTATAATGAAGATATCGCATTCTCTTATCATCATTATTTAACCTTTGCAAGGATGAACCCGAATGTTCTCCTATGTTTTGTGAATGATGGTAGTACCGATAATACCGCAGCAATGTTGAAAAATATCCAGTTGCAGTCATCTGAAAATATTATCGTGCTTCATCTAAAGCAAAGAAAAGGGAAAGCCAATGCTGTGCGAGAGGGAATGCTGTATGTCCATGATAGGTACCCTATCCAACGGTTTGGTTATTTGGATTTTGATTTAAAGACTACTCCGGAAGAGTGGTTGCAAATGGCATGTAGTCAACAGAACCAATCAAATTTTGGTGTTATTCTAGGAAAAAGGGTGCTCCGCTCTGGGCAGTCAGCTTTGCGGCGGGTCAAATTGTCCTTAATGGGAAAAATCACTCGTCAGCTCATACAATTTATCCTGGAACCTAAGTTGAGAGATACTTATTGTGGGACTAAGATATTTCATCGGGCGATAGTTCCGTTGGTCTTTGATAAGCTGTTCCGATCGTCTATGTTGTTTGATTTGGAGATAATTTTACGATTGAAACAGGCAATAGGGTCGGATACTCTTCAAAATAGGGTGTTGGAATTTTCCGGAAAACACTGGTCGGGTATCGATGATTGCCGACTTAAGCTGCAAGAGACCATAGTGGTGTCAGTACGATTGGTTCAGTTGTTTTATACCTATCGAATGGCACCAAGTTTATCATTGAAACCAACCTCAACGATAAAGACTATTTGA
- a CDS encoding sigma-54-dependent transcriptional regulator, protein MEATNGFKIFVVEDDPWYGQILEYHLGLNPDYEVRRFDSGRALLDHLYLKPNLVTLDFSLPDMNGDELYNKIRSSHPDLPVIVISSQEDIGVAVKLLKMGVSDYLLKDDSTKDLLWNSVIRIRENQHLRNEVETLKEELGQKFSFQNSIIGNSPSLQKVFGLMEKAIKTNINVSITGETGTGKEVVAKAIHYNSKRKKKKFVAVNMGAIPKDLIESELFGYEKGAFTGAVTRKIGKFEEAIGGTIFLDEIAEMDLNNQSKLLRVLQEREVTRIGGHEKIKVDVRLIVATHQNLAEKVKANEFREDLFFRIMGLPIALPPLRDRGNDILLLAKFFMDEFCKANDMAPISISLAAKDKLLKYQYPGNVRELKALIELAIVMSNENEILPEDISFTSITKEDLFLMEQKTLKEHTKDIIKYYLQKNDNDVMNTARLLDIGKSTIYKMLKEREL, encoded by the coding sequence ATGGAGGCGACGAACGGATTTAAAATTTTTGTAGTAGAAGACGACCCGTGGTATGGACAGATTCTGGAGTACCATTTGGGCCTAAACCCAGATTATGAAGTCAGGAGATTTGATTCGGGCAGGGCCCTTCTCGACCACCTTTACCTTAAGCCCAACTTGGTTACGCTGGATTTTTCATTACCGGACATGAACGGTGATGAGCTGTACAATAAAATAAGGAGTAGCCATCCTGATTTGCCGGTTATTGTGATCAGCTCACAAGAGGATATTGGGGTAGCAGTGAAATTACTTAAAATGGGAGTCAGTGATTACCTATTAAAAGACGACTCCACAAAAGACCTGCTCTGGAACAGTGTCATTCGGATAAGGGAAAACCAGCACCTGAGGAATGAAGTGGAAACCCTCAAGGAAGAACTCGGTCAAAAATTCAGTTTTCAAAACTCAATAATCGGCAATAGCCCTTCCCTGCAAAAGGTATTTGGCCTAATGGAAAAAGCCATCAAGACCAATATCAATGTGTCCATTACCGGCGAAACCGGAACAGGCAAGGAAGTGGTCGCCAAAGCGATCCATTATAACAGCAAACGGAAAAAGAAAAAATTCGTCGCTGTAAATATGGGAGCCATTCCTAAAGACCTTATAGAAAGCGAACTGTTTGGTTACGAAAAAGGTGCCTTCACTGGAGCCGTCACCAGAAAAATAGGGAAATTCGAAGAAGCTATAGGCGGCACCATTTTCTTGGATGAAATAGCCGAAATGGACCTGAACAACCAAAGTAAACTATTACGTGTCCTCCAAGAACGTGAAGTAACCCGTATCGGTGGCCATGAAAAAATAAAGGTCGATGTGCGCTTGATCGTGGCCACCCACCAAAACCTGGCTGAAAAGGTCAAAGCAAACGAATTTAGGGAAGACCTATTTTTCAGGATCATGGGACTCCCGATCGCCCTTCCCCCATTGAGAGACCGAGGAAATGACATCCTTTTATTGGCCAAGTTTTTCATGGATGAATTTTGTAAAGCCAATGATATGGCTCCTATTTCTATCAGTCTAGCAGCCAAAGACAAACTACTTAAATACCAATATCCGGGCAATGTCCGGGAATTAAAAGCCCTCATAGAGCTGGCCATCGTCATGTCCAATGAAAACGAAATTTTACCAGAAGATATCTCCTTTACCAGTATAACCAAGGAAGACCTCTTCCTCATGGAACAAAAAACACTAAAGGAACATACCAAGGATATCATCAAATATTACCTACAAAAAAACGACAATGATGTTATGAACACGGCCAGGCTGCTAGACATTGGCAAAAGCACCATTTATAAAATGCTCAAAGAAAGAGAGCTGTAG
- a CDS encoding response regulator has product MLTTYNNTLDQSLIASGELSLKPTNVDLRQNMGLMVKLTKSLVTSQKGIVVSNSYIDPKISKVLKGDFYRINQLLLYIVEYLWHFAEKRRLDIICELAKEHPHHQYIHFKINGVAHQSAQYIVSYLSNDTQHQPTNAPEDPSTALSICRGLVNLLQCGVSVKNIDSNGSSLIIRFMLSKGTASGLAHSHHSDHGSKTLNKQTILVADSNPINRSIITTIIKQTGLVSQEASDGVSALQYLEKNPIDLVLVNHHLPVMDGIQTAHFIRQKAGASLPIIAMMAYPIEANDPIFAQSSLNDFLTLPFDEQQLMNKIQYWLNKKTPPEQQAPKRTQQLYDLDRLDAIAPGNKDFKQKMVALFKSVSESSVQELKEALDKNDEDSVRRIAHRLKPTITTMGIDSLKQPITDLEKGILPQNEKEKAILNLENVLTKVNEELEKMEW; this is encoded by the coding sequence TTGCTCACCACCTATAACAACACCCTAGACCAATCGCTTATAGCCTCCGGTGAACTATCCCTTAAACCAACGAACGTTGATCTAAGGCAAAACATGGGGCTGATGGTAAAATTAACCAAGTCGTTGGTAACATCACAAAAGGGCATAGTAGTGAGCAACTCCTATATCGACCCAAAAATCAGCAAGGTGCTCAAGGGAGATTTTTACAGAATCAACCAACTTCTATTATATATAGTGGAATACCTCTGGCATTTTGCTGAAAAAAGAAGATTGGACATTATCTGTGAATTGGCAAAAGAACATCCCCACCATCAGTATATCCACTTTAAAATAAATGGAGTCGCCCACCAGTCGGCACAATACATAGTCTCCTATCTATCCAACGACACACAGCATCAACCAACAAATGCACCTGAAGATCCCAGTACAGCATTAAGCATTTGTAGAGGATTGGTAAACCTTCTCCAATGTGGGGTTTCTGTCAAAAACATCGACAGTAACGGTTCATCTCTGATCATACGCTTCATGCTCAGCAAAGGAACGGCCAGTGGACTCGCTCATTCACATCATTCGGATCACGGTTCCAAAACGTTAAATAAACAGACCATATTGGTCGCTGACAGCAACCCGATCAATCGCTCAATAATCACTACTATCATCAAGCAGACAGGCTTGGTTTCACAGGAAGCCAGTGATGGGGTTTCCGCTTTGCAATACTTGGAGAAAAACCCGATAGACCTCGTGCTGGTAAATCATCACTTACCTGTCATGGACGGCATACAAACAGCACATTTCATTCGTCAAAAAGCCGGTGCCAGCCTCCCTATTATTGCCATGATGGCCTACCCTATCGAAGCAAACGACCCTATTTTTGCCCAAAGTAGCCTAAATGATTTCCTAACCCTCCCCTTTGACGAACAACAGTTGATGAACAAAATACAGTATTGGCTGAATAAAAAAACACCCCCTGAACAGCAAGCGCCTAAAAGGACACAACAACTTTATGACCTGGACAGACTGGACGCCATTGCTCCTGGCAATAAGGATTTTAAGCAGAAAATGGTAGCGCTTTTTAAATCCGTATCAGAATCCTCCGTTCAAGAACTGAAAGAAGCGCTGGATAAAAACGATGAAGATAGTGTCCGGAGAATTGCCCATCGTCTAAAACCCACGATAACGACCATGGGAATCGATAGCCTAAAGCAACCCATAACCGATCTGGAAAAAGGCATACTGCCTCAAAATGAAAAAGAAAAAGCCATTTTAAACCTTGAAAATGTATTGACCAAGGTGAACGAAGAACTCGAGAAAATGGAATGGTAA
- a CDS encoding helix-turn-helix transcriptional regulator, translated as MNNLVTQNFAVDATQYLNTDPRKDLKALIEKGDLYFLSEFNEIYPNFITMIKNTSSKLNAMDIKFCVLLRMGFCTKEIARITKSTIRAVQSRKYRIRRRLNVPNEEDLNLFMVTFS; from the coding sequence ATGAATAACCTTGTTACTCAAAATTTCGCAGTGGATGCGACACAGTATTTAAACACCGATCCCCGTAAAGACCTTAAGGCACTCATAGAAAAAGGCGATCTCTATTTTTTATCAGAATTCAATGAGATCTATCCAAACTTCATTACAATGATCAAAAACACCAGTTCAAAGCTGAATGCAATGGACATCAAATTTTGTGTACTTTTAAGAATGGGGTTTTGCACGAAGGAAATTGCAAGAATTACCAAAAGTACTATCCGTGCGGTACAATCCAGAAAATATCGGATCAGGAGACGTCTAAACGTACCCAATGAGGAAGACTTGAATCTCTTCATGGTGACGTTTTCTTGA
- a CDS encoding RNA polymerase sigma factor translates to MTISKKEDKELNYSALEDAQLVDHIVKHKESKVFGVLYDRYSNIVYNKCLSFVKSKDEAQDLTHDIFIKLFFQLKKFKGDAKFSTWLYSFTYNFCVNYIQRKHQKKKEKFQSLDNLENHPYEEIDDNEIYKMQAERLQKSLQLLDPNDKMILLMKYMDGMSHKEIQQLTDLGDSAVKMRINRAKKRLLDIYKDID, encoded by the coding sequence ATGACGATCTCAAAGAAAGAGGATAAGGAACTAAACTACTCAGCACTGGAGGATGCCCAGCTAGTCGATCACATTGTCAAGCACAAAGAATCCAAGGTCTTTGGGGTATTGTATGACCGATATTCCAACATCGTGTACAATAAGTGCCTCAGCTTTGTAAAAAGCAAGGACGAAGCTCAGGATTTAACCCATGATATTTTCATAAAGCTGTTTTTCCAGCTTAAGAAATTCAAAGGAGATGCAAAGTTTTCCACTTGGCTATATTCTTTCACATACAATTTCTGTGTAAATTATATACAGCGGAAACACCAAAAAAAGAAAGAAAAATTTCAAAGTCTGGACAACTTGGAAAATCACCCCTATGAAGAAATCGATGACAATGAAATATATAAAATGCAGGCGGAGCGTCTCCAAAAGTCGCTCCAGTTACTTGATCCCAATGACAAGATGATCTTGTTAATGAAATATATGGACGGGATGTCCCATAAAGAAATCCAGCAATTAACTGACTTGGGTGATTCTGCTGTAAAAATGAGGATAAATCGTGCTAAAAAACGATTGTTGGATATTTATAAAGATATTGACTGA
- a CDS encoding mechanosensitive ion channel family protein, with protein MEEVFDKTNWSFYLVDNTLKEISAFLPTLLMFVVFLIVAWLILRLILFLLKKLLTLSKIDELAKNLSESEPFHHINIKPSTIILAFARFFLVLLIIIFGADFLGLQAVSEEIGKFLAYIPQVFVAIILFALGIYLSVVVKKFIRELLRSFGWSGSKVISNIISYIILILVGITALSQAGINTKVITDNLSLVLGAFLACFAIAIGLGSREVVLRILYSFYSKKNYQIGQRIQFGKIEGDILAIDNISIILRTNSGKMIIPIKDLVDSQVTVMANK; from the coding sequence ATGGAAGAAGTTTTTGACAAAACTAATTGGAGTTTTTATCTTGTTGACAACACCTTAAAGGAGATCAGTGCATTCCTGCCCACGCTTTTAATGTTTGTTGTTTTTCTGATAGTAGCTTGGTTGATACTTCGACTGATCCTCTTCTTGTTAAAGAAGCTACTGACCCTTTCAAAAATAGATGAACTGGCAAAAAACTTAAGTGAAAGTGAGCCTTTTCACCATATCAACATCAAACCATCCACGATCATATTGGCATTTGCCAGATTTTTTCTGGTGCTACTGATCATTATTTTCGGTGCGGATTTCCTTGGTCTCCAAGCTGTTTCCGAAGAAATAGGTAAATTCCTTGCCTATATTCCGCAAGTTTTTGTTGCTATCATTCTATTCGCACTAGGTATTTACTTGTCTGTCGTGGTCAAAAAATTCATCAGAGAACTTCTGAGATCATTTGGCTGGTCAGGCTCCAAGGTAATATCAAATATCATCAGTTATATCATACTGATCCTCGTAGGTATTACAGCGCTCAGCCAAGCAGGAATAAACACCAAAGTCATTACCGATAACCTTTCTCTCGTTCTTGGTGCCTTTTTAGCTTGTTTTGCCATAGCCATTGGACTGGGATCGCGGGAAGTAGTACTTCGGATTTTATATAGCTTTTATTCCAAAAAGAACTATCAAATCGGCCAACGAATACAGTTTGGTAAAATTGAAGGAGACATTCTGGCCATTGACAATATATCCATCATCTTAAGGACAAACTCTGGTAAAATGATCATCCCTATCAAAGATCTAGTGGACTCCCAAGTAACTGTCATGGCCAACAAGTAA
- a CDS encoding OmpA family protein, with product MKKEIKLALVLIFIMFSFQQSYGQQGLLRYAEKEYNLFHFQEAADTYVKAFEKRGKYQAAKGAAMSYEKMNDYGQAYEWWEKTVGFENASPEDYTYYIGAANQQGKLEEVMDALDTLDTALLPEGLMLDSLTAWYQEAADVRFSAMDSINSSSSDFIMANDRKGNKYFVSDRGASGNPSKAGLRFDVSEKFNESLYEWTGRDFLKIYKVQKDGEVSSLSSPVPESFHFSDPFFLAESPVVFYTVTRKLKRYNGKKVRAKDRVNPEMDYGQPREDIVDYYPELYFSKLDEEGNFVDYQPFPLNNPLEYSVITPYVDEANQQLYFASNMPGGYGGFDLYVMGYDEEFNFDEPKNLGPEINTALDERDPFLVEEHFYFASNGHAGLGGMDIFRSVYNGGGISGVENMGVPYNSSRDDFAMRFDGSGDTFLSSNRPGGKGLDDIYTIQEELIRFLARVIDCEGNLLTAGFVVDFAAKESNEPIDLSENEESELETTVSKDQEYQLEIRGKGYFTVRDSQISTGGMSEGVIEREYRLIPIPYSKTVFVDLVYYDLDRSMIRQDAQPVLDKLATLMGERDYLDLSVRSYTDSRASKEYNQQLSHSRAEAVAAYLSEKGISSSRVHEEWFGEEDLVNDCGDGQPCPEWKHQQNRRSELVLVAFSEEGREYELPEDLMELCDLPNLGVQMDVPIIYFDFDKATLRPKSVHDLNRIGLLLKERDEMAIALAGHTDIRGPEAYNEALSEKRAEVVRDYLVEQGITPDRVTYQWFGKQQPVHDCSDSPCSEAEHQLNRRTEIKIMVEGKNVNEDHISQTVKGNSDNKMKNELLIVAGVFSNEENAKIQLDKLESEGCATVNYFWDDEVGLYYCYIGRYTNMTIANAELDGFKRDGFKEFWIREL from the coding sequence ATGAAGAAAGAAATCAAATTAGCGTTAGTACTCATTTTTATTATGTTTTCTTTCCAGCAAAGTTATGGGCAGCAAGGATTGCTCCGGTATGCTGAAAAGGAATACAACCTGTTTCATTTTCAAGAGGCTGCAGACACCTATGTGAAGGCTTTTGAAAAACGTGGCAAATACCAAGCTGCCAAAGGTGCTGCGATGAGTTATGAAAAGATGAATGATTATGGTCAGGCCTACGAATGGTGGGAGAAAACAGTGGGGTTCGAAAATGCCAGCCCTGAGGATTATACGTATTATATCGGGGCCGCCAACCAGCAAGGAAAACTGGAAGAAGTCATGGATGCTCTGGATACCTTGGATACAGCTTTGCTCCCAGAAGGGCTGATGCTGGACTCGTTAACAGCTTGGTACCAAGAGGCTGCTGATGTACGGTTCAGTGCGATGGACTCCATTAACTCTTCTTCATCTGACTTTATCATGGCCAATGATAGGAAGGGCAATAAGTATTTTGTCTCGGATCGGGGAGCCTCAGGTAATCCCTCCAAGGCTGGTTTGAGATTTGATGTTTCTGAAAAATTCAATGAATCCCTTTATGAATGGACAGGCAGGGACTTTTTGAAAATCTACAAGGTCCAGAAGGATGGAGAGGTGTCGTCTTTGTCGTCCCCTGTTCCGGAAAGTTTTCATTTTTCAGATCCATTTTTCCTTGCAGAAAGTCCTGTGGTATTTTATACCGTTACGAGAAAACTCAAGCGATATAATGGTAAAAAAGTCAGGGCTAAAGACAGGGTGAATCCTGAGATGGATTATGGACAACCGAGGGAGGATATCGTCGATTATTATCCCGAACTGTATTTCAGTAAGTTGGATGAAGAAGGGAATTTTGTAGATTATCAGCCATTTCCCTTAAACAATCCATTGGAGTATTCGGTGATTACCCCCTATGTTGATGAAGCAAACCAACAGTTGTATTTTGCCTCGAATATGCCGGGTGGATACGGTGGGTTTGATCTCTATGTGATGGGGTATGATGAAGAGTTTAATTTTGACGAGCCAAAGAACCTAGGTCCTGAAATCAATACGGCTCTTGACGAAAGAGATCCCTTTTTGGTAGAGGAGCATTTTTACTTTGCTTCAAACGGCCATGCTGGTTTGGGAGGCATGGATATTTTTCGATCTGTCTATAATGGTGGCGGGATAAGTGGAGTAGAAAACATGGGAGTGCCCTATAATTCCTCGCGTGATGATTTTGCCATGCGTTTTGATGGTAGCGGGGATACATTCCTGTCCTCCAATCGGCCAGGAGGCAAAGGCCTTGATGATATTTACACCATTCAGGAAGAGTTGATCCGCTTTTTGGCCCGGGTCATAGACTGTGAAGGCAACCTGCTGACAGCTGGTTTTGTAGTGGATTTTGCAGCTAAAGAGAGCAATGAACCTATCGATCTCTCGGAGAATGAGGAGAGTGAGCTGGAAACAACCGTCTCCAAAGATCAGGAATACCAATTGGAAATCCGTGGTAAGGGGTATTTCACTGTTCGTGATAGTCAAATCAGCACTGGCGGTATGTCGGAAGGAGTGATAGAAAGGGAATACAGACTTATTCCCATACCGTATAGTAAGACCGTTTTTGTGGATTTGGTCTATTATGACCTCGATCGGTCCATGATCCGACAGGATGCTCAGCCAGTATTGGATAAGCTGGCAACCTTGATGGGGGAGCGTGACTATTTGGACCTTTCTGTCCGCTCGTATACAGACAGCAGGGCGTCAAAAGAGTACAATCAACAACTTAGCCATTCACGTGCGGAAGCTGTAGCTGCATACTTGTCAGAAAAAGGAATATCATCCAGTAGGGTCCATGAAGAGTGGTTTGGAGAAGAAGACTTGGTCAATGACTGTGGAGATGGGCAGCCCTGCCCCGAATGGAAACATCAGCAAAACCGACGAAGTGAATTGGTGCTGGTGGCTTTTTCGGAAGAAGGAAGAGAGTATGAGTTGCCAGAGGACTTGATGGAGCTCTGTGATTTGCCAAATCTAGGCGTTCAGATGGATGTGCCAATCATCTATTTTGATTTTGATAAAGCTACTTTGCGGCCCAAAAGTGTTCACGATCTTAATCGGATTGGCCTTTTGCTAAAGGAGCGGGACGAAATGGCCATAGCACTGGCTGGACATACAGATATCAGAGGTCCGGAAGCATATAATGAGGCACTTTCTGAAAAGAGAGCTGAAGTGGTCAGGGATTACCTTGTTGAGCAAGGGATAACGCCAGACAGGGTGACCTATCAATGGTTTGGCAAGCAGCAGCCTGTCCACGATTGTAGCGATAGTCCATGTAGTGAAGCCGAACACCAGCTCAATAGAAGAACTGAAATCAAGATTATGGTGGAGGGGAAAAATGTCAACGAAGATCATATAAGCCAAACAGTAAAGGGAAACAGTGACAACAAGATGAAGAATGAGCTGCTTATCGTTGCTGGGGTATTTTCAAATGAAGAAAATGCAAAAATCCAACTGGATAAATTAGAAAGTGAAGGCTGTGCAACGGTCAACTACTTTTGGGATGATGAGGTTGGACTTTATTATTGCTATATCGGGCGATACACCAACATGACCATAGCCAATGCGGAACTGGATGGATTTAAAAGGGATGGTTTTAAGGAGTTTTGGATCAGGGAGTTGTAG
- a CDS encoding PorP/SprF family type IX secretion system membrane protein has translation MKERQKSMRKTGALTLLLWCLLGAGGAMAQQLPQYSQYMFNGLYINPGYAGYKGEPYVQATYRSQWVGFPGAPETFSFSADLSANEGKMGFGLSVFTDALGPTNTNNILLTYAYRIRTGGESQLGLGVSAGVSEYVIDGSELDPNDHPDMELPQGRVNLFTPTLNAGVFYNTPRFYAGLSAFNMVGKKSLEREDIALAYHDFHYYLTAGLLVPLSDDVQLKPSFLVKEVKGAPTNYDLNLMLLFFDRIWLGSSYRSNLDLWKDNLPENLNNRNAVAFLFEFFATDQLRIGYAYDHNLNVLNNYRNQSHEISLGYYISPRNSRMRNQRWF, from the coding sequence ATGAAAGAAAGACAAAAGTCAATGAGAAAAACAGGTGCATTGACATTGCTGCTGTGGTGTTTGCTGGGGGCTGGGGGGGCGATGGCCCAGCAGCTCCCGCAGTACAGCCAGTACATGTTCAACGGGCTGTACATCAATCCGGGTTATGCGGGTTATAAGGGCGAGCCTTATGTGCAGGCGACCTACCGTAGCCAGTGGGTGGGCTTTCCTGGGGCGCCGGAGACGTTCAGTTTTTCTGCGGACCTGAGTGCGAACGAGGGCAAGATGGGCTTTGGTCTGTCGGTGTTCACCGATGCGCTGGGTCCGACGAACACGAACAATATCCTGTTGACGTATGCGTACCGTATCCGGACTGGCGGTGAGAGCCAACTGGGGCTGGGAGTGAGTGCGGGAGTGTCGGAGTACGTGATCGACGGCTCGGAGCTGGACCCGAACGACCATCCGGACATGGAGCTTCCCCAGGGCCGGGTAAACCTGTTCACGCCAACGCTGAACGCGGGGGTCTTTTACAATACGCCACGTTTCTATGCAGGGCTGAGCGCCTTCAATATGGTGGGTAAGAAGTCGCTGGAGCGAGAGGACATCGCCTTGGCGTACCACGATTTCCATTATTACCTGACAGCGGGGCTGTTGGTGCCACTGTCGGATGATGTCCAGCTGAAGCCATCGTTCCTGGTGAAGGAAGTGAAGGGGGCGCCGACGAACTATGACCTGAACCTGATGCTGTTGTTCTTTGACCGTATCTGGCTGGGGAGTTCCTATCGCTCTAACCTGGACCTGTGGAAGGACAACCTGCCGGAAAACCTGAACAACCGGAATGCGGTGGCGTTCCTGTTTGAGTTCTTTGCGACGGATCAGCTCCGAATAGGCTATGCGTATGACCATAACCTGAACGTGCTGAACAATTACCGCAACCAGTCCCACGAAATATCACTGGGGTATTACATCTCCCCGAGAAATAGTAGAATGCGTAACCAAAGATGGTTTTAA